In the Muricauda sp. MAR_2010_75 genome, one interval contains:
- a CDS encoding DUF5916 domain-containing protein → MKNPLAKLSFLAILACFGHVQSQQTQQNNAQTYYATVLEEDPLVDGEVINDPVWQMIPAITDLIQIRPNYGEPVSEKTEVRIAYSSSTFYVSVVCYDTDADRIVVSDSRRDADLNDEDSFLFIIDTYHDRQNGFLFGTNAQGMEYDAQIDNEGKGNFNANRQQGGVIGGTNINWDATWKVRSQLGDYGWSAEFAIPFRSLRYAPGENKTWGLNFQRNISKNTETAYWTSLPLGFDMKRLSLAGSLNGLNLQNPGNLKLIPYVLGQHVNDKAMDNTETNFDAGADIKYSVTPSLTLDLTYNTDFAQVEVDDQQVNLDRFNLFFPEKRAFFLENAGQFGVGSPGEVDLFFSRRIGIGEDGSLVPIIGGARLSGKVGQTNVGFLSMFTDDVAEAAIEKNNFTVARVNHNFGGTRSSLGGIFINRAGLGEMDDDYNRVYAMDGKWGIGNKAEINGFVAKSTTPGIESGDHAFKILGNYNWSGWNINAGYTEVGEGFNPEVGFLQRTAFRKPEFLIFKAHRFKDAGKMLEIRPHVSYRGYWNFDDELVTSFLHVDNHWVFKSGFEIHTGINFTTEQVFEDFTISDVTVPVGYYNNEELQLVITTNPNTALSFDTRTIIGGYFNGHQITNSGTAKYRIGDRFNSSLTMSHSDIQLDTGNLTALVGGLRLSYSFTPRIFLQSLIQRNNVSNITSVNARFGWLQNANTGLFVVFNVVKDDDLVDAVDNQTFTIKYTHRFDILN, encoded by the coding sequence ATGAAAAACCCCCTTGCAAAATTGTCTTTTCTTGCCATACTGGCCTGTTTTGGTCACGTGCAATCCCAACAAACCCAACAGAACAATGCTCAAACGTATTATGCCACCGTACTTGAGGAGGACCCACTGGTAGACGGGGAAGTCATCAACGACCCGGTATGGCAGATGATTCCCGCTATAACCGACTTGATTCAGATTCGCCCAAATTATGGGGAGCCGGTCTCAGAAAAAACCGAAGTGCGTATTGCATATAGCAGCAGTACCTTTTATGTATCGGTGGTTTGTTATGACACAGATGCGGACCGAATTGTGGTTTCCGATTCACGTAGGGATGCGGACCTAAATGATGAGGACAGTTTTCTTTTTATCATTGATACCTATCACGATCGCCAAAACGGGTTTCTGTTTGGTACCAATGCCCAAGGGATGGAGTACGATGCACAAATTGACAACGAGGGCAAAGGTAACTTCAATGCCAATCGCCAGCAAGGTGGGGTGATCGGGGGGACCAACATTAACTGGGACGCCACATGGAAGGTACGTTCGCAATTGGGAGACTATGGGTGGAGTGCCGAATTTGCCATTCCGTTTCGTTCTTTGCGCTACGCACCAGGAGAGAACAAGACTTGGGGGTTGAATTTCCAACGAAACATCAGCAAAAATACCGAAACGGCCTATTGGACTTCCCTCCCATTGGGATTTGATATGAAACGATTGTCCCTAGCGGGAAGCCTAAACGGTTTAAACCTACAAAATCCAGGCAATCTGAAACTCATTCCCTATGTCTTGGGTCAGCATGTGAATGATAAGGCCATGGACAACACCGAGACCAATTTTGATGCCGGGGCCGATATTAAATATAGTGTTACACCAAGCCTTACGCTGGATCTTACCTACAATACGGACTTTGCCCAGGTGGAAGTGGATGACCAACAGGTGAATTTGGACCGATTCAATCTGTTTTTTCCTGAAAAAAGAGCCTTCTTTTTGGAGAATGCCGGACAATTTGGGGTCGGTAGCCCCGGGGAGGTTGATTTGTTCTTCAGCCGGCGCATTGGAATTGGTGAGGATGGTAGCCTTGTACCCATCATTGGTGGAGCGCGATTATCCGGTAAGGTGGGACAGACCAATGTGGGCTTTTTGAGCATGTTCACCGACGACGTAGCAGAAGCCGCTATTGAAAAGAACAATTTTACCGTGGCACGCGTCAATCATAATTTTGGTGGAACACGTTCTTCACTGGGAGGAATTTTTATAAATAGGGCCGGTTTGGGTGAAATGGACGACGATTACAACCGAGTGTACGCCATGGACGGCAAATGGGGCATCGGGAATAAGGCGGAGATCAATGGTTTTGTGGCGAAAAGCACCACCCCTGGCATTGAGAGCGGCGACCATGCCTTCAAAATTTTGGGAAATTACAATTGGAGTGGATGGAATATCAATGCGGGATATACTGAAGTTGGAGAGGGATTCAATCCAGAGGTTGGTTTCCTACAGCGAACTGCTTTTCGGAAGCCTGAATTTTTAATTTTCAAAGCGCACCGATTCAAGGATGCCGGTAAAATGTTGGAAATACGTCCGCATGTTTCTTACAGAGGGTATTGGAATTTTGATGATGAATTGGTCACCAGTTTTCTGCATGTAGATAACCACTGGGTTTTTAAAAGTGGGTTTGAAATCCATACTGGAATCAATTTTACCACAGAGCAGGTGTTTGAAGATTTCACCATTTCCGATGTTACAGTTCCAGTAGGTTATTATAACAATGAGGAATTGCAATTGGTCATTACAACCAACCCTAATACTGCGTTATCGTTTGATACCCGAACCATTATTGGTGGTTACTTCAACGGGCACCAAATTACCAATAGCGGTACGGCAAAGTATCGAATTGGAGATAGGTTCAACAGCTCATTGACCATGAGCCATAGCGATATTCAGTTGGACACAGGTAATCTTACTGCTTTGGTGGGTGGACTCCGGCTATCCTATTCATTTACGCCCAGGATTTTCTTGCAAAGCTTGATTCAGCGCAACAATGTTTCCAATATAACCTCGGTGAATGCCCGGTTCGGATGGTTGCAGAATGCCAATACTGGACTTTTTGTGGTATTCAATGTGGTCAAGGATGATGACTTAGTCGATGCTGTGGACAATCAGACCTTTACCATAAAATACACTCATCGCTTTGATATTTTAAACTAG
- a CDS encoding EamA family transporter, producing MGKSSNSALVFLAFFAIYVFWGSTYLLNKIAVTELPPFLLASCRFITAGSFIFILAKIMGISLSITKKQFINAVIAGILFLSFGNGVVVWALRYVDSGFAALEISAQPLIILLMMRILQGKKIQPMSVVGVVLGIIGIYLLVSQKQVIAQEDSITGMIMIFFCMLSWAYGSLFVAKADLPTNYFVNTGYQMFTAGIILALMSLSFGEEWSSPLDWSVKVKWSMVLLVIFGSILAFTSFNYLLKAVSPEKVATSTYVNPIVALLLGWYFLDEQITVQSVVAAVVLLTGVYFINTKKTLAIFERFKR from the coding sequence ATGGGAAAATCCTCAAATTCCGCACTGGTATTCCTTGCCTTTTTTGCCATTTATGTTTTTTGGGGTTCTACCTATCTTTTGAATAAAATCGCGGTTACGGAACTACCTCCTTTTTTGCTGGCTTCATGCCGATTTATCACGGCTGGGAGTTTTATATTCATTTTGGCCAAAATCATGGGGATTTCCCTCAGTATTACCAAAAAACAATTCATCAATGCCGTTATCGCAGGAATTCTGTTTCTGAGTTTTGGAAATGGGGTAGTGGTCTGGGCACTTCGGTATGTGGACAGTGGTTTTGCAGCATTGGAAATTTCGGCACAACCCCTTATTATCCTATTGATGATGCGCATCTTACAAGGCAAAAAGATTCAGCCCATGTCGGTGGTAGGCGTTGTTCTGGGTATTATTGGAATTTATTTGTTGGTCAGTCAAAAACAAGTGATAGCCCAAGAAGATTCCATAACGGGTATGATCATGATTTTCTTTTGTATGCTGAGTTGGGCCTATGGTAGTCTTTTTGTGGCCAAGGCCGACCTGCCCACCAACTATTTTGTAAATACAGGGTACCAGATGTTCACAGCGGGCATTATTTTGGCCTTGATGAGCCTGAGCTTTGGTGAAGAATGGAGTTCGCCTTTGGATTGGAGTGTAAAAGTAAAGTGGTCCATGGTGCTTTTGGTCATTTTTGGCAGTATCCTGGCTTTTACGTCCTTCAATTATTTACTAAAAGCCGTATCACCAGAAAAAGTGGCCACATCTACCTATGTTAACCCCATTGTTGCCCTCTTGTTGGGGTGGTATTTTTTGGATGAGCAGATTACGGTTCAATCTGTGGTGGCAGCTGTGGTTTTGCTTACGGGCGTTTACTTCATCAACACCAAAAAGACTTTGGCTATTTTTGAACGGTTTAAGCGATAA
- a CDS encoding OmpA family protein: MKNIVLKGTTAFLALTLILSCDAVKNANNTQKGAAIGAGGGAVIGGIIGNNVGKGNTALGAIIGAVVGGAAGGYIGNRMDRQAERIEEEIPGADVKRVGEGINVTFSGENGVYFDTNKADIKGTSATTLDKLAGIFQEYPKSNILVEGHTDSDGSEEYNMTLSQRRAQAVTNYLVGKGISSGRFTTKWYGETQPIESNDTAAGKAANRRVELAIVASEELKEEAYEQTKG; this comes from the coding sequence ATGAAAAATATCGTATTAAAAGGTACAACGGCTTTCTTGGCTTTAACACTGATCCTGAGCTGTGATGCCGTAAAAAATGCCAATAATACCCAAAAAGGCGCTGCCATTGGTGCTGGTGGGGGAGCTGTTATTGGTGGAATCATCGGGAACAATGTTGGAAAAGGAAACACAGCCTTGGGTGCCATTATTGGTGCCGTGGTTGGCGGTGCTGCCGGTGGATATATTGGTAACCGAATGGACCGACAGGCAGAGCGCATTGAAGAAGAAATCCCAGGTGCGGATGTAAAACGTGTTGGAGAGGGAATCAATGTTACTTTCAGTGGTGAAAACGGAGTATATTTTGATACCAACAAAGCTGATATCAAAGGAACTTCTGCCACTACATTGGACAAATTGGCCGGAATCTTCCAAGAATATCCAAAATCAAACATTTTGGTGGAAGGCCATACCGATAGTGATGGTAGTGAAGAATACAACATGACCCTTTCGCAAAGAAGGGCCCAAGCTGTTACCAATTATTTGGTAGGAAAGGGAATCTCCAGTGGAAGATTCACCACAAAATGGTATGGAGAGACCCAACCCATAGAAAGCAATGACACTGCTGCCGGAAAAGCGGCAAACCGTCGTGTGGAATTGGCCATTGTTGCCAGTGAGGAATTGAAAGAGGAAGCCTACGAACAAACCAAAGGCTAA
- a CDS encoding lipocalin family protein: MVKQFFFVALAGIFLASCSVSKSARTQRNLMSGTWSLDNITYENNSGNFKSVIFNDAEDICFEGSDWFFRDNNSTGRYTIAQSTLCNGGDRFFRWSVVEPSQNYSSQLQFKFIDENRKDISGGYGYRLNIVSLTEQAMTLKSNVSVDGQPVTIVYEFSKK, encoded by the coding sequence ATGGTAAAACAATTCTTTTTTGTTGCACTGGCCGGAATTTTCCTAGCATCATGCTCGGTTTCCAAAAGTGCAAGGACCCAACGGAACCTCATGAGTGGTACATGGTCCCTGGACAACATTACTTACGAAAACAATTCGGGTAATTTTAAATCCGTCATCTTTAATGATGCAGAGGATATCTGCTTTGAAGGTAGTGATTGGTTCTTCCGGGACAATAATAGTACTGGAAGGTATACCATAGCCCAAAGCACCCTTTGTAATGGAGGGGACCGATTCTTTAGGTGGTCAGTAGTAGAGCCTTCCCAGAACTATAGCAGCCAATTGCAGTTCAAGTTTATCGATGAAAACCGAAAGGACATATCCGGAGGATATGGCTATCGCTTAAACATTGTTAGTTTAACGGAGCAGGCCATGACCTTAAAATCCAATGTATCGGTTGATGGGCAACCCGTAACCATAGTTTATGAATTCTCAAAAAAATAA
- a CDS encoding thiamine pyrophosphate-dependent enzyme, whose translation MRYHIGDLDHQKLRELYTGMLKPRMIEEKMLILLRQGKISKWFSGIGQEAISVGVTQALKEDEYILPMHRNLGVFTSRNIPLHRLFAQWQGKQSGFTQGRDRSFHFGTQEYKIVGMISHLGPQLGVADGIALADLLGRKKRVTAVFTGEGATSEGDFHEALNIASVWNLPVLFCIENNGYGLSTPTNEQYNCEHLADRAKGYGMESRIIDGNNILEVYTKVDELCKAMRKRPRPILLEFKTFRMRGHEEASGTKYVPEKLMSKWGKKDPIANYEAFLLEENIITSEEIDKLKEDISEEINENLKKAFDESQVSFDEIKELGQVYQKVNYQHIESKEKTENIRFVDAISQGLEQSMYRHNELIIMGQDIADYGGVFKITEGFTSKFGKSRVRNTPICESAIVSTAMGLSINGMKAVVEMQFADFVSSGFNPIVNYLAKVHYRWNEKADVVIRMPCGGGVGAGPFHSQTNEAWFTKTPGLKVVYPAFPADAKGLLNTAINDPNPVLFFEHKGLYRSIYGDVPKDYYTLPFGKANLLRTGRDITVVSYGAAIHWALEVLEKHPNIEADLVDLRTLQPLDIDTVYASVKKTGKLIILQEDTLFGGIASDISAMVMEECFQFLDAPIKRVGSLETPVPFAKTLEENYLPKQRFESTLLDLYAY comes from the coding sequence ATGCGATATCACATTGGGGATTTGGACCACCAAAAACTACGGGAGCTTTACACAGGAATGCTAAAGCCCAGAATGATTGAGGAAAAGATGCTGATTTTACTCCGGCAAGGCAAGATTTCCAAATGGTTTAGTGGAATAGGGCAAGAAGCCATATCGGTGGGCGTGACCCAAGCGTTAAAAGAGGATGAGTACATACTCCCCATGCACCGCAATTTAGGAGTCTTTACTTCCCGAAACATTCCTTTACACCGATTATTTGCCCAATGGCAGGGAAAGCAAAGTGGTTTTACCCAGGGGCGTGACCGAAGCTTCCATTTTGGCACCCAAGAATACAAAATTGTGGGTATGATTTCCCATTTAGGTCCTCAGTTGGGCGTAGCCGATGGTATAGCCTTGGCAGATTTGTTGGGTAGAAAAAAGCGGGTCACTGCTGTATTCACCGGTGAAGGTGCCACCAGTGAAGGTGATTTTCACGAAGCTTTGAATATTGCCTCAGTTTGGAACCTTCCAGTGTTATTTTGTATTGAAAACAACGGGTACGGTCTATCCACTCCCACAAACGAACAGTATAACTGCGAGCATTTGGCGGATAGGGCCAAAGGGTATGGCATGGAATCCCGAATTATTGATGGGAACAATATTTTGGAGGTTTACACAAAAGTGGATGAACTTTGCAAGGCCATGCGAAAACGACCCCGACCGATCCTATTGGAATTCAAAACTTTTCGCATGCGCGGCCACGAAGAGGCAAGTGGTACCAAATATGTTCCAGAGAAATTGATGAGCAAATGGGGCAAGAAAGACCCTATTGCCAACTATGAAGCTTTTCTGTTGGAGGAAAACATCATCACCTCGGAAGAAATAGATAAGCTTAAGGAAGATATTTCTGAAGAAATCAACGAGAATTTAAAGAAAGCCTTTGATGAATCTCAAGTTTCTTTTGATGAAATAAAAGAATTAGGTCAAGTTTATCAAAAAGTTAATTATCAGCATATTGAATCTAAAGAAAAAACGGAGAATATTCGTTTTGTGGATGCCATTTCCCAAGGTTTGGAGCAATCCATGTACCGCCACAATGAATTGATTATCATGGGTCAGGACATTGCCGATTACGGAGGGGTTTTTAAGATTACCGAAGGCTTCACTTCCAAATTTGGGAAGAGTAGGGTGCGCAATACCCCAATTTGTGAATCGGCCATTGTATCCACCGCGATGGGGTTGTCCATCAACGGCATGAAAGCAGTGGTAGAAATGCAATTCGCGGATTTTGTCAGTTCTGGATTCAATCCCATCGTCAACTATTTGGCAAAAGTGCATTACCGCTGGAACGAAAAAGCAGATGTGGTCATCCGTATGCCCTGCGGCGGTGGCGTGGGAGCTGGACCCTTCCATTCCCAGACCAACGAGGCATGGTTTACCAAGACACCGGGGCTTAAGGTGGTGTATCCTGCTTTTCCTGCAGATGCCAAAGGGTTGTTGAACACTGCTATCAATGATCCAAACCCTGTATTGTTCTTTGAACACAAAGGTTTGTATAGAAGTATTTATGGTGATGTACCCAAAGACTACTATACTTTGCCTTTTGGAAAGGCCAATCTTTTGAGAACTGGACGCGACATTACCGTTGTAAGTTATGGAGCGGCGATACATTGGGCGCTCGAAGTATTGGAAAAACATCCAAATATTGAAGCAGATCTCGTAGATTTACGAACACTTCAACCTCTTGATATAGATACTGTCTACGCATCGGTGAAAAAGACAGGGAAGCTCATTATTTTACAAGAAGATACGTTATTTGGCGGTATAGCCAGTGATATTTCGGCAATGGTCATGGAAGAATGTTTTCAATTTTTGGATGCTCCCATAAAAAGAGTGGGTAGTTTGGAAACCCCGGTTCCCTTTGCTAAAACATTGGAAGAAAATTACCTGCCCAAACAGCGGTTTGAATCAACATTATTGGATCTTTACGCCTACTAG
- a CDS encoding isopenicillin N synthase family oxygenase produces the protein MSSIPSVNLEDFVSGDPARKEKFVKEIGAAFEDIGFVALSGHFLSDKLVDDLYSEIKKFFQLPQDVKDKYEIEGIGGQRGYTSFGKEHAKGRKEGDLKEFWHFGQYVEDNSRLEAEYPDNVMVTELPEFNAVGKETYKMLEKTAQYVLRALALHLGLEETYFDEYIKNGNSILRPIHYPPITEEPKNAVRAAAHGDINLITLLMGAHGKGLQVQNHKGEWVDAIAQPDELMINVGDMLSRLTNNKLKSTIHQVVNPPKELWGTSRYSIPFFMHPISEMPLNCLEDCIDEEHPKAFEDITAGEFLHERLIELGLIKK, from the coding sequence ATGAGTTCAATTCCAAGTGTAAATCTAGAAGATTTTGTTTCCGGGGACCCCGCCAGAAAAGAAAAGTTTGTCAAAGAAATCGGAGCTGCTTTTGAGGATATCGGTTTTGTGGCCCTAAGCGGCCATTTTTTGTCCGATAAACTGGTGGACGACCTTTATTCGGAAATCAAAAAGTTTTTTCAATTGCCCCAAGACGTCAAGGATAAGTATGAGATAGAGGGCATTGGCGGACAGCGTGGATACACTTCCTTCGGAAAAGAGCATGCCAAAGGAAGAAAAGAAGGAGACTTGAAGGAGTTTTGGCATTTTGGTCAATATGTTGAGGACAACTCTAGACTAGAAGCTGAATATCCGGATAACGTTATGGTAACGGAACTGCCAGAATTCAATGCTGTTGGCAAGGAAACCTATAAAATGCTTGAAAAGACAGCACAATATGTGCTTCGGGCCCTGGCACTCCATTTAGGGTTGGAGGAAACTTATTTTGACGAATACATTAAAAATGGAAATTCCATTCTTAGGCCGATTCACTATCCTCCCATTACCGAAGAGCCCAAAAATGCAGTGCGTGCGGCCGCGCATGGGGACATTAATCTAATCACATTGCTCATGGGCGCCCACGGAAAAGGACTCCAAGTGCAAAACCACAAAGGAGAATGGGTTGATGCCATTGCCCAACCTGATGAACTGATGATCAATGTTGGGGATATGCTTTCAAGATTGACCAATAATAAGTTGAAATCTACCATCCATCAAGTAGTGAACCCACCCAAGGAACTTTGGGGCACATCGCGCTATTCCATTCCGTTTTTTATGCACCCCATCAGCGAAATGCCCTTAAACTGCCTGGAAGACTGTATAGACGAAGAACACCCAAAAGCGTTTGAGGACATTACGGCGGGTGAATTTCTTCATGAGCGCTTGATAGAACTTGGATTGATAAAAAAATAA
- a CDS encoding translation initiation factor, translated as MDLKDQLKNLFPDHVPEKDTEKKQEKPSYWLQDDPIICKYEKRKGKPITILEGYNGADSDFKKLAKDLKTFLGVGGSYKNETIIIQGDYRDRIMEFLKDHGFSVKRVGG; from the coding sequence ATGGACCTTAAGGACCAACTCAAGAACTTGTTCCCAGACCATGTTCCTGAGAAGGATACGGAGAAGAAACAAGAAAAGCCCAGCTATTGGCTTCAGGATGATCCCATTATCTGCAAATACGAAAAGCGAAAGGGCAAGCCAATTACCATTCTGGAAGGCTACAACGGTGCCGATTCCGATTTTAAAAAGTTAGCAAAAGACCTCAAGACCTTTTTAGGTGTGGGTGGTAGTTATAAAAACGAAACCATCATTATACAAGGGGATTATCGAGACAGAATCATGGAGTTCTTAAAAGACCATGGATTTTCCGTGAAAAGAGTGGGTGGATAA
- a CDS encoding DUF1835 domain-containing protein, giving the protein MKSLLHITNGDSFTSKLQSLQLQGDIITWREMLCEGKTLCTVGSESFWKTRFEFLNKNYKISKSWFVEKTLKEYRSLCNHKQQDHIVLWFEYDLFCQINMLAVLSWLKTHRRHAEISLVCSGKEDDSDKYYGLSELSDEKLMELYENRIMLTQDDIEYADYVWQLYCSDNPIRLENLINNDNFQFEYLSDALKTHLKRFPTIKNGLNELENHILDVAVTQKPKSKKELLGSLLTDQGFYGFGDSQYERIITSLKPLFGSFNPVKLTKKGMEVLENKNNYYSQIRDNQLYLGGSLKYNFLYNTDTNRILKL; this is encoded by the coding sequence ATGAAATCACTGTTGCACATTACCAACGGGGACAGTTTCACGTCAAAATTACAATCGCTACAACTACAGGGAGACATCATCACATGGCGAGAGATGCTCTGCGAAGGCAAAACCTTATGTACGGTGGGTAGTGAATCTTTCTGGAAAACACGATTTGAATTTCTGAACAAAAACTACAAGATCTCAAAATCTTGGTTTGTTGAAAAAACGCTCAAAGAGTATCGTTCACTCTGTAATCACAAACAACAGGACCATATTGTTCTTTGGTTTGAATATGACCTGTTCTGCCAAATCAATATGCTCGCAGTTCTCAGTTGGTTAAAAACCCATAGAAGGCATGCCGAAATCTCATTGGTGTGCAGCGGCAAGGAAGATGATAGCGATAAATACTATGGTCTTAGTGAGTTGAGTGATGAGAAGCTCATGGAACTCTATGAAAATAGGATCATGCTCACTCAAGATGATATAGAATATGCCGATTATGTCTGGCAACTGTACTGCAGTGACAATCCAATCCGTCTTGAAAATTTAATCAATAACGATAATTTCCAATTTGAATACCTTTCTGATGCCCTGAAAACACATCTAAAGCGTTTCCCAACCATTAAAAATGGTTTGAACGAATTAGAAAACCATATTTTGGATGTAGCGGTCACCCAAAAACCGAAATCCAAAAAAGAACTTTTAGGCAGTTTGCTGACCGATCAAGGTTTTTATGGATTTGGCGATTCGCAGTATGAGCGTATCATCACCTCTTTAAAACCACTGTTCGGTTCATTTAACCCGGTAAAGTTGACCAAAAAAGGTATGGAAGTTTTGGAAAACAAAAACAACTACTATTCACAAATACGTGATAATCAATTGTATTTAGGAGGTTCCTTAAAGTACAACTTCCTATACAATACCGACACGAACCGTATTTTAAAACTCTAG
- a CDS encoding nucleoside phosphorylase: MSLGSSELILNPDGSIYHLNLLPEDIADIVITVGDPDRVSQVSKYFDSIELKKKKREFVTHTGSISGKRITVISTGIGTDNIDIVLNELDALANIDFTSRTIKEKKRQLSFIRIGTSGSIQPNIPIDSFVLSSSGVGFDGLLYFYDSGQARNSELELKLNDYLGWSTQNIRAYAADFDEKLAEQFASNRIRYGITITNSGFYGPQGRNLRLATAIPNFNERLAAFSHQNYQITNLEMETSAIYGLAKLHGHRAISLNAILANRATGEFSKNGKKAIDQLIQFALEKIVSIDLN, from the coding sequence ATGTCCTTAGGCAGCTCAGAATTGATTCTGAACCCTGATGGCAGCATCTACCATCTCAACCTTCTTCCAGAAGATATAGCCGATATCGTAATCACCGTTGGTGACCCTGACCGGGTATCTCAGGTTTCCAAGTACTTTGATTCCATTGAGCTAAAAAAGAAGAAACGGGAATTCGTAACCCATACTGGCAGTATTTCGGGAAAACGGATTACAGTAATTTCCACAGGTATTGGAACGGACAATATTGACATTGTTTTGAACGAATTGGACGCCTTGGCCAATATTGATTTTACCTCACGGACCATCAAGGAAAAAAAAAGACAGCTCAGTTTTATACGGATTGGTACATCGGGAAGTATTCAACCCAACATCCCTATTGACTCTTTTGTGCTAAGCTCATCGGGGGTCGGTTTTGACGGACTCTTGTATTTTTATGACAGTGGACAGGCACGCAACAGCGAGTTGGAACTCAAACTCAACGACTACTTAGGATGGAGCACGCAGAACATCAGGGCCTATGCTGCTGATTTTGATGAAAAACTGGCAGAACAATTTGCTTCAAATCGTATACGATATGGGATAACAATCACTAATTCAGGATTTTACGGACCTCAAGGAAGAAACCTTCGCCTAGCTACTGCCATACCTAACTTTAATGAGCGACTTGCCGCATTTTCCCATCAAAATTACCAAATTACCAATCTGGAAATGGAGACTTCGGCCATCTATGGATTGGCCAAATTACATGGACACCGTGCTATTTCACTAAATGCCATACTGGCCAATAGGGCCACCGGTGAATTTTCAAAGAACGGTAAAAAAGCAATTGATCAACTTATTCAATTTGCATTGGAGAAGATAGTCTCTATTGATTTGAACTAA
- a CDS encoding substrate-binding domain-containing protein, with the protein MKTVRIVGVPEHFNLPWHLAIEDGAFEDRGINLEWTDIPEGTGKMCQLLEDNETDLAIILTEGIIKSISQGNRCKIVQEYISSPLLWGIHVAANSSRNSIQEVKHDKVAISRLGSGSHLMAYVNAQNQGWNPEKLQFEIINNLDGAVKSLTEGSGAYFMWERFTTKPLVDNGTFKWLGDCPTPWPCFVIAATDSFLESQPGLLKHILEVINTYTEEFKQIPSIDRTLANRYDQKFEDIQEWLSKTTWGQHQLSEETLENVQQKLFSLDLIEERKPADKFLYSNR; encoded by the coding sequence GTGAAGACCGTAAGAATAGTAGGAGTTCCAGAACATTTTAACCTTCCTTGGCATTTGGCCATAGAGGATGGTGCCTTTGAAGACCGGGGCATCAACCTTGAATGGACCGACATACCGGAAGGAACAGGGAAAATGTGCCAACTATTGGAAGACAATGAAACGGATTTGGCCATAATTCTTACTGAAGGCATCATCAAAAGCATTTCTCAAGGAAATCGCTGTAAAATTGTTCAAGAATATATTTCCTCACCTTTACTTTGGGGCATTCATGTGGCGGCCAACAGTTCCAGGAATTCAATTCAAGAAGTAAAGCATGATAAAGTCGCCATTAGTCGACTTGGAAGCGGCAGTCACTTAATGGCATATGTAAATGCCCAAAATCAAGGATGGAATCCTGAAAAACTACAATTTGAAATTATAAATAATCTGGATGGAGCCGTTAAAAGCCTGACCGAAGGTTCGGGAGCCTACTTCATGTGGGAGCGTTTCACTACAAAGCCCTTGGTAGATAATGGCACATTTAAATGGTTGGGGGACTGCCCTACCCCATGGCCCTGTTTTGTAATTGCGGCTACAGATTCGTTTTTGGAGTCTCAGCCAGGGTTATTGAAGCACATTCTGGAAGTCATCAACACCTACACAGAAGAATTTAAGCAGATTCCGAGTATTGACCGCACCTTGGCAAACCGCTATGACCAGAAGTTTGAAGATATTCAAGAATGGCTATCAAAAACTACTTGGGGACAGCATCAATTATCCGAAGAAACCCTTGAGAACGTTCAACAGAAGCTGTTCAGTTTAGATTTAATTGAAGAAAGAAAGCCAGCAGACAAATTTCTGTATTCTAATCGCTAA
- a CDS encoding response regulator, translating into MKSILLVDDDDTTNLVNSFFIRQLDSTLKVHMVRNGKEAIAFLQKASPNEDLPCLLLLDVNMSIMNGWEFLDVYSEKFDDQLKEDVVIVVLTGMDLDDNVMAMTHPSVVEMVQKPLSDIKFRALVTKHFFSD; encoded by the coding sequence TTGAAATCTATTTTATTGGTAGACGACGATGACACCACCAATTTGGTCAACAGCTTTTTCATAAGACAACTAGACAGCACTTTAAAGGTGCACATGGTCCGCAATGGCAAGGAAGCCATTGCATTTTTACAGAAAGCTTCCCCCAATGAAGATTTGCCATGTTTACTACTGTTGGATGTGAACATGTCCATCATGAATGGTTGGGAGTTCTTGGATGTCTATTCTGAAAAGTTTGATGACCAATTAAAGGAGGATGTTGTTATTGTGGTGCTTACTGGAATGGACCTGGATGATAATGTCATGGCCATGACACACCCCAGTGTTGTGGAAATGGTACAAAAGCCCTTGTCGGATATCAAGTTTAGGGCACTGGTCACCAAACACTTTTTTAGCGATTAG